One Puntigrus tetrazona isolate hp1 chromosome 25, ASM1883169v1, whole genome shotgun sequence genomic window, CGTTCACTCACCGAATGTGACACTCGGAAACGGTAGGTGACCTCTTGAAAAGGAGTAACAGGAAGTGACCACAGGTGGCTGGTACCCTGTCAGAAAAGAGGTTTGCGTGCGTTATATTTATAGAAAGACGGTCTCGTTTACTGCAGGTGCAACGCCATATAAATCTCACCGCTGTGTAAGTGCTCCGCTCCAGCGAGAAAGAAGCTTCTGGGTGATTCGGACAGAGGCGGCCCCTGGTGGCCCCACACTGCCACACCCACACCTCCTCAGAGGAGCTTAAAGGACAACAAGAGATCTGGATGAGTCAGGGGTGTATCTGGGGTGATTCTAGGGTCACAGGGCATTCTGGATTAGCCTTTATCTGTGGATGTGTCTTCCATTGATGAAATACCGAAATATGAAACctgaaaatctcaaaaaaataGCCTATACGTGCGACAGATGTTCAAGTTTACACATGCCTTGTTAAATATGAAACTGTTTTACTCAATATCCCTTCAAAGTAGACACTAAACACAGACATCACAACCAATGTCCATCACGTATGTGGATTAATATATAAAAGGACTGATCATTGATCGGATTGATAATATTCTTTTCGCTAACATTTCTATATAAAacttgaataaaatgttaacaatataAACAGCTAGCTAATTTAACCGATTACCTTAAGAGTCTATTGATACTGCCGTTATTTAATACCGCTATTAGTGTTTTCGAAAGACCTGGTGCTAGAAAAATGTCACAGTATATATTTCCTATATGGActtgtttctgtaaatattacACTGCAAAACCCATTCAGATATGAATCCTGCATGTTCCGTGTGAATGGATGAATGAGACGTGTGCTTTACATCAACCCCATCTCCAGAACTGCTCTGAAAGTAACTTCACGTGCATTTAACTTTTTCATTTGAGTAAAACCGGCGTCATATAATATACAGACAGAAATGTAAAGGTATTCACtgcaacccgtcaaaataaaagaaagaaataatcacACAGTATTACATGTAGCCTATTGTACTCACCGTACATCATCTTAGATGTAGATGAATGCGTTTAAAGACATTTAGATTGACTTGCTCAtcgatggatcctctgcagaGAATGGGTGTCATCAGAACGAGTGGATGTGAGAAAGTGTCATTATGTACGATTATTACGGTGTTTTGGCTAACAGTAACGGTGCATGGTTAAAAACCTCTTAATGATGTAcatttttcttacaaacatgcagcttttcacatcatgtgatgtttatatcatactctcattctgacggcacccattcactgcagagcgtcCATGGTGAGAAAATGATGTGATGCTACATTTCTCTTTCCTGATGAAGAGTGACCTGAAGGGTGAGTACGTTTTCagctttctatttttatttttaaaaacatcaaatcgTTGGGAAATTCCTTACTACTGGAGTAAAAGTGTTTATACTCACATCATGTGCAGGGTAATGTAAGACATAGATGAGTTTCTGTCTCCATTTAGAAACACAGTAaagctgcaaataaataaaacacatcgGCTCAGAAGCATGAAAATGTCATTGCTGATATATAACAGGCCGTTATGTGAGATCATTTCTCAATATATATCTGGCAATATTatatctaaacacacacacacacacacacacctgcaggtCTCAGATGAGGAACAATCGAGAGTTCTGATCTCCTGATCTATCTCAAGGATGTGAAGTTTGCTCAGACACGCTGATAGATTTCCATCTGTTTAtgaaacaataacacatatataaGAACTGatggaaattatttttaatagtataattaatttaaaagctttatttaaaatcagcCTTTTCAAACATTGTAGagtaaattacatatattgtcaaaactgttgaaaatgttctttataaatatagattatataAATAACTCCTAACAAGgatgtataattaaaatgtatttaacttaaaaaaagtaatacatttttattacatttttgtttcacttgtagttgttaggtttaggtgtgaggttggaaaaaatgtcaaatgccTGTCAAAACCAGCGTCAATTCTTCTGAAAGCTGATTAAATgatctttccattgatgtatgatttgttaggatatttgtccgagatacaactattgaaaatctggaatctgaggacgcaaaaaaaaccctcacctttaaagttgtccaaatgaagttcttaccaatgcatattactaatcaaaaactaggttttaatttatttacataaatatcttcatggaacatgatctttacttactATCCTAGACATTTTTGGCATGcaagaaaaattataattaaatataaattttgacctatacaatgctttagagcagtggttttcaacctgtgggccgcggccccccagtgggccgcaacggtattgcaggggggccgccagttattatcaatagaaataataatattgctaatgtacgtaaaaatgtgtagtaataattaaatatcataattaattaaataacaaaaaataataataaactgttactatgcgttcactattccaggtcgttgattggtttaaaaacaacccgccgatttaggctatgtaacatatttttgctgcatacatttaaatttttttttcaatttttttgcagtgggccgcggaaacatatgtgtttggttgtgtgggctgtgagttaaaaaaggttgggaaccactgctttagAGGTTctaataaatagattttattcaagaaatatgcatgctaataaccCTGTGTGTTGATACTGCGCTGTCTCCGGGACGGTGGCTGTTGTCCACCAGGCAAGCGTTTGGTTGCTCCGCTCAGCTCTGGAGGCTGAGGAGGCCGTTTGCCTTTACTGAGGAACAGAGGAGCTGACGTGTGACTGAGGCGGTTCTTGTTCCGGCTGTCTTTGTCCAGCGGCCGAGACTTTGCCTTCTTGTTAATAGTGGCCTGGGTGGGAAAGCCAGTGCTGgagtctgagagagagagagagatacagtgAGAAAGAAATTATACTACAAATGAAAAGAAGGTTTGAATGAGTCCTTTTTCTATTTAATCCACCAAAACAAGCAGCACAGAAGAGTTCTGAGAAGATATCATTGATGTGTCAATTCATTAATTTGTCCATTCATCAAACTAGATTCAATAATTCAACCATTTTACTTCTATAATGTGGCACATTTGTGTATAATGTGAGACAGTGGTCTTTTTGACCAGACAAAAAACGTAGAGTAAGGCATGTAATGAGAAAGCAGatcaattttaatttcttgtaTAAAGCGCCACTGGTAACACTctacttaaagcctttatgtataatgcattagaaAGAAAATATCTAATTTGTCTGGTGATTGCTGTCATACCTGGAGTGGATTGGTTGTTGCTTGGCAACAGACTGATAGTGGCTGATTGGTTGGTTGTGGCAGGTGTTGGAGGGCAGCAGGGCAGGTGATTGGACAATGACGGGGAGGTGGAGTCTGTAAACAGATAATCAGTTTCAAAATGTGTATTGGAAAACGCCACAGCTGTATTGTGAGGATGAGTGTGTTTTCTGGAACCTGGGGAGAGAGTGGATGTGGTCACTCTGGCAGGGGAGAAAGAAGCCTGACGAGCCGAACCCAGAGCAAAACGAGACCTGCTGAGACAGAGGGGGAGGTCACATGAGATCGCTATAAAAATTCAGCTGAGAATAAGTGGCTTAAATTTTTCTTAGATTTGCCAGGATACCAGTTTAATTCAAAAGTGCCCAAAAATGTTTCTacatctatttcaaataaacacttttcttttgaactttctgtcattaaagaatcctgattttatatatatatatatatatatatatatatatatatatatatatatatatatatatatatatatatatatatatatatatatatcatggtTTCCAAGTACTGTTGTTAgcatagataataataaaagattgaagactggagtaatgatgctgaaatttgttttattgaagattccaaataaaatattttttttattatattgaagcattcaactgctgttttgaattgtaatattattttacaatattacttaTTTCACTGTAGTTTGATCAGACAAAAGCAGCCTTGGCGAACAAACTGTCTTCCCAAAAACACTTGAGACAATTTTCAATGTCACATATGTTATTTTGGGTAACAGGGCTTTTGGTCGTGGTATGAAGACGAAGTGATAGAGaaacagaggaaaagaaagtgGACAGCATACCACAGACAGAAGGATGGACAGAATGTGACGGTTGCAGTGAGGAAGGGCGTCCAAGAGACGAAGAGAAGGCAGTGGGACGCAGAACTACAAACAACACTGAGAGAAATGAGCGGGAGGAGAAACAagaaattacagaaataaagataaagacCCCTAAGCATGGCATGGTGATgttgtgtacgtgtgtgtgtgtgtgtgtgtacatgtacaTACCCCTCAACATCACTTATACTTCCATGGTGTTGAAGATTGAGCACATAGAGGATGGACATGGAGATGACGCTACAGAACAAGATGATAATGAGCATGATACAGACACTCAAAATACTCATTTTAGTATCTAGGGGTGAAtgattctctctctcacctgaAGGCCATAATGATGACCAGTGCCAGGATGGTGCCCTGCATGAACCTGTGACTCAGGCAGCTCTGCTCCGGGACGGATCgctgcaaaaaacaacaaaaatcttCTCATCCCGTCTAGTTACATTCCATCCCAGTCCaaattattctattctattatattcCAGCTCATTCTATCCTATCCTGTTTAATAAATCTATCCCATTCCATATGATTCAATTCCATCCCGTGTGATTTTATTCCATTCCATATGATCCGATCCCTTCCAATAATATTCCATTCCATGATTCTACCCCATCCAAAATGACTCCATTCTATATGATTCTATCACATACAATACGACTCTACTCCTTCCCGTAGGATTCTATCCCATAAAATATGATTGTACTAATTTCCATATGATTCGATCCCATTACATACATACAAGTCTATCCCATCCTATGATTCTATTACATTCATTATAAGTCTATCCCATCCAGTATGATTCTACTCCATTCCATGAGTTTATCCAATTTAATGTGATTCTGCTCCAATATGATTCTATTGTTTCTGTCTCATCCGGCATGATTCTACTCAATTCCATATGATCTATATCCcattctatattattttattctgtttgatATACTTTTTGTCCCACCCTACAGTATATTGTTCTGCTCCATTGCATAGGATTCCATCCCAATCCAATATGATTATACTCcatttcaaatgattcatttatatCGGGTACGATTCTATTCCATGTAATTTTGTCCCATCACATTCCGTATGGTTCTGTCATGTTTTATGTCATGCGTATTCCATGAGATCCGCTCAAATCCATGCatcacatttcatttcattacatttaccCGTAATGAGGCTGTAACATCCCATCTCATTCCATTTCattactgattttaaaatatgcatttttgaagACGAAGATTGTTTTAAATCTTACCTTGCTTCCTGGcttagctgtttttttcttgagcGGGCCACTTCCCGTTCTGCTAAAGTAGCTTCCTGATTGACTAGAAGGAATACCATGTTTTTTCAAACTTGTTCACTTTAAATTCAACTCAAACAGATGCATGTGTAAGTGCCCAGCTTCATAAACACGCACCTGACTGTGCCTCCGCTGACGGTGCTCTTCATGCTGTCTAGCCTGCGCAGTTTGGCGAGTTTACGGCTCCAGCGCTCAAGCTCGTCAATGCGAGTCTCCAGATTATCAGTGAGTTTGCAGAGTTCCTTCACCGCTCCCACGTTCTCCATAAAGATCCGCtcctgaagaaacaaacacgcACATAAGAGAGAAGCAGAGAGGCCGTGTGGGCATCTGtaagaatgtgtttttgtgctcaTACTTTATTGACCACCAGTAGATTAGGGATGGTTTCTCCGTTAGCACACACAACGTCTCCTCCCTCCTTCACAGCCTCGGGCAGAATCTGCTGGACCTCTTGAGCGATCACCCCTGTTAAATGGACACACACAAGTTTCTGTTAAGCACTAGTTTTACAGTCCTACCTACTACATAGTGATTGACTGTAACAGTATCCTTTATGAATAAATCTCACAAAGAAGTGCACGGTCATATTCCACTTCATATTCCAATGgggaaaataagaaataattttagCGCAGTGTTGTTATTGCTAAACCCAATAACTAAAAttctaaaagttatttttaataactgtcAAAATGCTGGAATATACTAAAATACGTATATtagacaaaaaatttaaaattgtatttaaatgtaatgattaaaaaatatataattgtctTAGCACACTgacataaataaatttaaatactaaaatgactaaaataaaaataaattcaagataaatagaaatattaaaaaaatttataaccaactaaactttaaatgaaaattgaaagtacaaaaatctaaatcaaaatattaataaatatccATAAATAGTACTAAAATAAGGCTGATTTTGCACGATATTACTTTTAGTAAAGTTTTTATTACCTTCCAGACAACATTAAGAGTTTATGATTGTCATAGCCTTACAAATAAGCTCCAGTTCcttaatgcaaaatatgtattcttttttttaattttggtgaGAAATAGGACATCGATTTGATATTTATACTAGGAATGATCTGTGGAGACAGTACCGGTCTCAGGAGCTGCATCAATGCCCACTGTGGCTGCAAACTCAGGCTTATACTGATAATGCACCAGCCTCATTTGGGAAATCCGCCTCAGGTTATCAGTGGTGTCCACCTGAAGAAAGAGAGGTCATATATTTGTGGACTGTTTGCAAATACAAACAGTTAAATGGATTTATTAACataggaaaaaatgtaaattgttcaggactataaaaaaaagtttgcttgGTAATTGGCAAAAAGGTCAGATAAAAAATGTAAGACCTGTTGCGTGAGTAAGGagatgtatgcacacacacataagtacCTCCTTCACATTCTCCTTGGCTCTGATATCAGAAGGATGCACGAGGGAACCCATGACCTTCACATTGCCGTGTACAACCAGAGCCTCATCTGGCCGGTCTGTATTGATGCCCACCCGGCCATGATGGTACACAGAGTCAGGCATCTGCCCTCTCTGCCACAGCACTTCACTGTCACTCTCAAACTGCCCTGGGTTAGAAGCCTGAAAgacaaagatagaaagaaagcaaaagaacTAAGTAATAGCACTATAACTTAAGTAACCGTCTGGGAAGGGAAGGTGTTACTGCAAATTCAGTTACTTTGAAATAGATTTGCACATAAAacgtcaaataaataatatgcatatttctcaaaatacaagtaaaaagtaaaaatgacaaaatctaatcctataaaaaaaaagtaaaacgtaAATGCAAACAAGTTCAGCAGCATAATCATTAGACTGTAACAGTGATAGTGATCGGTCAGAGGTGGGATTATTGACACAGAAACAGGTTGTGATTGGAGGAGGTCGGTCAGACACGACCAGACTGACAGCGGTTACCCTGACGATGATCCTCTCGGAGACGTGAGCCGCCACCGTGAAGCTCTGACTGTGACACTGAGCCTGAAGAGCAACTACCAGCATGAAGTACCTAcgcaaaatacaaattttaagcaaaaatcgAAAAGGAATTTTCTTCATGTAATATCTGTGGACAGTATTGGCAgtgtttggagaaatgtaacattCCATCACTTGGTCACCAATGggttctctgcagtgaatgggtgccgtcagaatgagaacaTCACACCACAAGTAATctacaccactccagtccatcaggtAACATCGTAAGTAgcaaaaagctgtgtttgtaagaaacaaatgcatcattaaGACGTtttgcttctggccaaaataaagGTCTATAATCCACAATACCACTTCTTTTTATCCTCTtacatcaaaatacattttttttttacttgtatgtGTGGGGAAAAGCAATACTATGGATAGAGGACTCATATGTTAATCGCACAGCTTTTtgtagattattgtgatgtttttatcagcaatttgaactctcgttctgacggcacccattcactacagaggatccattgctgagcatgtgatgcaatgctacatttctccaaatctgataaaaaacaaactcatttactcATCTGCTCATCATCTACCAACTCATCTTGAATGGCTTAAAGGTGACTCAAATGTTGTCAAAAGACAATAGAAGTAGTAAATAAACCTGGTCAGTTTTACATAGACATGGTTATATTTTGTACCTCTGGTCAGGGTTTGGTTTGCCTTTCTTTCTCATGTTATTGGCTGTGGTCTCGCTGAAGTGTAGACGACCCACTGTTACTTTGGTCACCTGCTCTGGTGGCAGTGTCACTCTGTAAAGCATAAAGTTAACACTTATGTCACAGGTCAACTCAAATTCACCCCCTTaacacaaaaaatgtcaaacttACAACACTGGTTTAAAGGGTCTTTTACTCCGATCAGACTGTGACTGTTCCACATTGATGGACTGATTCATCGCTTCCAACtggaaaacaaacagataaaatcATGCTAGAACAGGCAAGAATTTACAGACAGTAGTAGTATGATGTGTTCTTGTGGCCCGGCTCACCTTGACCCCATTGAGTTTCAGGTAAAAGCATTCAATGGGCTGTAGCCCCTCGCTGGTCTTGACATACTTGGGATCTCCTGGCATCCCGATGTACACGGTCACCTGGAAGTGGTTCTTTTTTTGACACACAAATGCATCATCAGCCAAGGAGAAGTTAAAACCCTTATCTGCGTCCACCCTATATGTAGGCATTGGACTGGAGAgacaagagagaaaaagaaagaaaacagtgtGAGGAAGAGAGtatgttaaatgtatttgttaattATAAGAGGACTTCAGAGAAAaatatcttatatatttttttttctaaatgatatacattactattttttttactaagttctatataaatctatttctagttattttttatataacacgtaaaatatatgttaattttagaactaataatgattaattattcagtttattttttttaagaaataattattttaataagttttaagaaaaagtattaatatttaagttttaggTTTAACCAGTATTGATGTCATTGATTTTCTTCATACTGTACAAATGGCAAACATATAAAATCTTATATTACTGTAACTATatctattttttgtaataaataatattgttataaataaaagtgtttttttatcaatttgataaaaaaacattttcataaacaatCTTCCTATACATCATAAATAATGCtcctaattattttaaaaacaattatttaatcatttatttaatcaatatcCCCATCGGTACTATTTTGTGGTACATTTCTGCctgatctttctctctctgttcatcCTCATTCCTCTCTCTTGTAAGCCAGATCTCTGCTCTTGCTCTCACTCCTACACACTGCTCACCTCATAGGAATTCTCTGGCCTCTGCCATCTATCTCACTCTCTTCTGTGTCTTTTAGTACAGCCTGATACGTCCTTATACCCCATTAAATCCCGAACACACACTCTCGCCCTCGAAGCATTTCTCATTACTGTCGTAAATCTAAATGCAGAGGTGTGTAAGATCAGAGCAGCACCCACAGTTCTTTTCCACTGGAGTCGTATAATGTAGTCCATTTGTTCTGCTGGTGTGGCTGCCACTTTATGCACTGGTAGTTCGGATCCAGGTATGAGTTTTCTGCATCCTGCATCAAACCTGTGAAAACACAAAAGTATCTAATAATGTAGTGCTGAAGATACAGTTGTGTTCAAGCAcctgcgtatgtgtgtgtgtgtacctggctCTTGTTTGATGATGCCTGTTAGGATCTGAGAGTTGAGAGTGCTGTTGGGAGAGTCTGAATGCTTTCTCTTCTTTGCCGGATGTACAGGAATCCCACTGGAGAAAGACAGAGCATTCATTTGTTGATCCGTGtcttaaaaatattgaaatgaattatttattattaatactatttatgaaaacatttacatttataaaaacatataaattaaaaattgaaatagcatttttttcacatttaaaaaagttaacaaACCACTAGGGTTGAGATAGAGGGCTGCAAGatgattacaaaatatattattattaataaatgtaaataatctaatacatttagataatatattatattatgtataaattatgttttatatatatatatatatatatatatatatatatatatatatatatatataaattatattaaataataatataataaaaagtaccACTAAAggtaacaaataaaataaaataaaaaatatataaataaatcaaatcaaataaaagcaacaaaCTTGCAAAGGGGAAGCAAAAAGTACTTAATGATTTcgataatatatataaataatacaattctaatctaaactaaaactatccatatataatgtattaaaaattcaCCTGACACAAATCTCTTAATAAAATGAGCTATAAAAATCTTCTGATTCTCTCTCTTACTCAGGTCCTTGTGGATGTTGCAGGAGCTGATGTAGCATCTGACTCTGTTGCATGTCTCCGCCCCCACCACTGCCTGGACCAATTGGATACTGCGAAATCATGGGCTCTGGCTTTAGGTACATGTCCCGGTGCATGCTGGAATAATGAGGGTGTGTGGAGAGTGGCGGAGGACTGGTCATGTGACACATGTTCTCGGGCGTCATTGTCCTGAGCATATGCGGATCTAAGGTGAAAAATGAATAAGCAACtattaagttacatttaatatttgattcaaTTGTGATAACTCTACATTTATGCATCATATGGTTATTCTTCACCctgtaaatctatttttaagttCACATTTACTgacaacatatttaaaattctcagactctttttttaaacattaaataagtCGCAGTCTTGGGGTGGACTGAACATACCGTTGACTTGCTGGGGTGAATATGGCTCTGAACTGGAGTCAGGAGGGGACTCGGGTAGCGTTCTGCGACAACAATAacattaaacacaataaatacatgacTACAGGAGTGACTGTCAGGGTTTTGTAGTTGTTATGCAGTTAGAAGGGACTACTTTTAATCCACTGCTGTGTGATTTGTTGCAACGGTACAGCTCTCCTCAACAAGACTTCTGTTTTAATTAGAAACCAATCACGAACAGCATACCTGCTGCCTCCTTTTGGtcaacattataaaacagcattagtGATTGCAAAACTCCTCATAGGTTATCAGGCCCGACCCGTTGTGTCTTAGTGTTATTCCCAGTTCACTCCTCCTCTCTCTTACTCAGCCTTTATCTGAGATGCGGAGGGTCATATGGAATGAAGAGGCGGGGCATATCGAAGGGGTGTGGCTTACTACTTGACGTCTATATCAACACAAGTTCAAAGCCATTCATATCTATTTCATAATAcattactatttaatattatatttgtggCTAAATCATATTAATTTGTCGATTTTCGTACAATCTACCCAGATTTGACGTCTTGTGTTTctgaaactgcagtgaaactTCAGTTACTTTCTTCACAGCAATCTGCGAAGATGAATTGTTGGCTTTATGTATCTTTTTGTACGAACCATCTATGCCTCAGTGATGGTTCATGCTtacgcttttttaaaaaatcatcaaaatctAACTGTACTAATTCATAAGAAATCtcaatatttcaatgttttttcatGATTCATTTGAAACTATTccactcaaatatatatatatagtatagaaaAAAACCCATCTGTTGACATATTTTCCTGCGGTTTCTCTTACCCCGGTGCGTACTGTCCGCGGTGGTCTTGTTTGATGTGTGGCTGTTGGTGCTGGGGTGTTTGGCTCTGCTGTTGCCCCAGGCAGGGGTAGTTGTGTCTGAGGTGACCCAGCGGTGGTGGAGGCGGGTAGGGGTTCTGGCAGGGCTGGGGCAGAGATGGGACGGTGCCCTGGCGCAGGGGGATGGGGGGGCTCACGCCACACCCTACCCCCCCTGAAGAGGATGCCCCGGCCTGGGGCGAGGGATACTGGGGTCCCGGGGTGCTGTGGACCTCTGTGAAACAACTagaggagaaaaaacaaatcacCATCTTATAGCCAATTTGATTTATTCTCatcaaaatgaacacaaatcaGCAGAAGAAATTTGTGGTACAAGCTGTTTCCAGGTCCTTACATGTCAGTGCTGTCGTCTTCTTTGCTAATGTATTCCTCCAGGATACTTGTGTCAATGTTTGTTGGCTCCAAAGAGCTGTTAATATCATGACCTGCGAGGGAAGTAgaagaagaaagacagagaaaggtAGAAGAAGAGAGTAAAAGAGGAGGATGGGTATAATGTTCCTACGCACCGTTTCTACAgtgataaaataacagtttcacAACATGTCTCATTCAGAGAGTTTGTGCTTGCAACACTTCTgat contains:
- the myrf gene encoding myelin regulatory factor isoform X8; the protein is MLGKGRKVERIAEKEMMYGYREQRMESRGTEKEGFEEKHWEGQRNVINGHDINSSLEPTNIDTSILEEYISKEDDSTDICFTEVHSTPGPQYPSPQAGASSSGGVGCGVSPPIPLRQGTVPSLPQPCQNPYPPPPPLGHLRHNYPCLGQQQSQTPQHQQPHIKQDHRGQYAPGTLPESPPDSSSEPYSPQQVNDPHMLRTMTPENMCHMTSPPPLSTHPHYSSMHRDMYLKPEPMISQYPIGPGSGGGGDMQQSQMLHQLLQHPQGPDGIPVHPAKKRKHSDSPNSTLNSQILTGIIKQEPGLMQDAENSYLDPNYQCIKWQPHQQNKWTTLYDSSGKELPMPTYRVDADKGFNFSLADDAFVCQKKNHFQVTVYIGMPGDPKYVKTSEGLQPIECFYLKLNGVKLEAMNQSINVEQSQSDRSKRPFKPVLVTLPPEQVTKVTVGRLHFSETTANNMRKKGKPNPDQRYFMLVVALQAQCHSQSFTVAAHVSERIIVRVTAASNPGQFESDSEVLWQRGQMPDSVYHHGRVGINTDRPDEALVVHGNVKVMGSLVHPSDIRAKENVKEVDTTDNLRRISQMRLVHYQYKPEFAATVGIDAAPETGVIAQEVQQILPEAVKEGGDVVCANGETIPNLLVVNKERIFMENVGAVKELCKLTDNLETRIDELERWSRKLAKLRRLDSMKSTVSGGTVSQSGSYFSRTGSGPLKKKTAKPGSKRSVPEQSCLSHRFMQGTILALVIIMAFSVISMSILYVLNLQHHGSISDVEGSRFALGSARQASFSPARVTTSTLSPDSTSPSLSNHLPCCPPTPATTNQSATISLLPSNNQSTPDSSTGFPTQATINKKAKSRPLDKDSRNKNRLSHTSAPLFLSKGKRPPQPPELSGATKRLPGGQQPPSRRQRSINTQDGNLSACLSKLHILEIDQEIRTLDCSSSETCSFTVFLNGDRNSSMSYITLHMISSEEVWVWQCGATRGRLCPNHPEASFSLERSTYTAGTSHLWSLPVTPFQEVTYRFRVSHSSQTGCSGEDGGASSRCSEYSFLIQSAC
- the myrf gene encoding myelin regulatory factor isoform X6, coding for METVIDETEALQRFFEGHDINSSLEPTNIDTSILEEYISKEDDSTDICFTEVHSTPGPQYPSPQAGASSSGGVGCGVSPPIPLRQGTVPSLPQPCQNPYPPPPPLGHLRHNYPCLGQQQSQTPQHQQPHIKQDHRGQYAPGTLPESPPDSSSEPYSPQQVNDPHMLRTMTPENMCHMTSPPPLSTHPHYSSMHRDMYLKPEPMISQYPIGPGSGGGGDMQQSQMLHQLLQHPQGPDGIPVHPAKKRKHSDSPNSTLNSQILTGIIKQEPGLMQDAENSYLDPNYQCIKWQPHQQNKWTTLYDSSGKELPMPTYRVDADKGFNFSLADDAFVCQKKNHFQVTVYIGMPGDPKYVKTSEGLQPIECFYLKLNGVKLEAMNQSINVEQSQSDRSKRPFKPVLVTLPPEQVTKVTVGRLHFSETTANNMRKKGKPNPDQRYFMLVVALQAQCHSQSFTVAAHVSERIIVRVTAASNPGQFESDSEVLWQRGQMPDSVYHHGRVGINTDRPDEALVVHGNVKVMGSLVHPSDIRAKENVKEVDTTDNLRRISQMRLVHYQYKPEFAATVGIDAAPETGVIAQEVQQILPEAVKEGGDVVCANGETIPNLLVVNKERIFMENVGAVKELCKLTDNLETRIDELERWSRKLAKLRRLDSMKSTVSGGTVSQSGSYFSRTGSGPLKKKTAKPGSKRSVPEQSCLSHRFMQGTILALVIIMAFSVISMSILYVLNLQHHGSISDVEGVVCSSASHCLLFVSWTPFLTATVTFCPSFCLCRSRFALGSARQASFSPARVTTSTLSPDSTSPSLSNHLPCCPPTPATTNQSATISLLPSNNQSTPDSSTGFPTQATINKKAKSRPLDKDSRNKNRLSHTSAPLFLSKGKRPPQPPELSGATKRLPGGQQPPSRRQRSINTQDGNLSACLSKLHILEIDQEIRTLDCSSSETCSFTVFLNGDRNSSMSYITLHMISSEEVWVWQCGATRGRLCPNHPEASFSLERSTYTAGTSHLWSLPVTPFQEVTYRFRVSHSSQTGCSGEDGGASSRCSEYSFLIQSAC
- the myrf gene encoding myelin regulatory factor isoform X1 is translated as MLGKGRKVERIAEKEMMYGYREQRMESRGTEKEGFEEKHWEGQRNVINGHDINSSLEPTNIDTSILEEYISKEDDSTDICFTEVHSTPGPQYPSPQAGASSSGGVGCGVSPPIPLRQGTVPSLPQPCQNPYPPPPPLGHLRHNYPCLGQQQSQTPQHQQPHIKQDHRGQYAPGTLPESPPDSSSEPYSPQQVNDPHMLRTMTPENMCHMTSPPPLSTHPHYSSMHRDMYLKPEPMISQYPIGPGSGGGGDMQQSQMLHQLLQHPQGPDGIPVHPAKKRKHSDSPNSTLNSQILTGIIKQEPGLMQDAENSYLDPNYQCIKWQPHQQNKWTTLYDSSGKELPMPTYRVDADKGFNFSLADDAFVCQKKNHFQVTVYIGMPGDPKYVKTSEGLQPIECFYLKLNGVKLEAMNQSINVEQSQSDRSKRPFKPVLVTLPPEQVTKVTVGRLHFSETTANNMRKKGKPNPDQRYFMLVVALQAQCHSQSFTVAAHVSERIIVRVTAASNPGQFESDSEVLWQRGQMPDSVYHHGRVGINTDRPDEALVVHGNVKVMGSLVHPSDIRAKENVKEVDTTDNLRRISQMRLVHYQYKPEFAATVGIDAAPETGVIAQEVQQILPEAVKEGGDVVCANGETIPNLLVVNKERIFMENVGAVKELCKLTDNLETRIDELERWSRKLAKLRRLDSMKSTVSGGTVSQSGSYFSRTGSGPLKKKTAKPGSKRSVPEQSCLSHRFMQGTILALVIIMAFSVISMSILYVLNLQHHGSISDVEGVVCSSASHCLLFVSWTPFLTATVTFCPSFCLCRSRFALGSARQASFSPARVTTSTLSPDSTSPSLSNHLPCCPPTPATTNQSATISLLPSNNQSTPDSSTGFPTQATINKKAKSRPLDKDSRNKNRLSHTSAPLFLSKGKRPPQPPELSGATKRLPGGQQPPSRRQRSINTQDGNLSACLSKLHILEIDQEIRTLDCSSSETCSFTVFLNGDRNSSMSYITLHMISSEEVWVWQCGATRGRLCPNHPEASFSLERSTYTAGTSHLWSLPVTPFQEVTYRFRVSHSSQTGCSGEDGGASSRCSEYSFLIQSAC